CGGCACAGTACTCGACGAGGCGGGCCTGCTGAACCTGTGGCGTACCAATGTCAAGATCTACGACGACGGCACTCCGCGCACAAAACATGTCATCACGAATCCCATTATCGAGATCGACGATGACGCCGGGCGTGCGACCTGCCGTTCCTATTACACTGTGCTTCAGGCAACTTCGGCACTGCCGCTCCAGGTCATCGCCGCCGGGCGGTACCACGACGAGTTCGAGCGCGCCGGCGAGACATGGCGTTTTGCGTCTCGCGACTACTCACTACTGGACTTGGTCGGAGATTTCAGTAGCCACCTCCTGATGGATCCAAGCCCGGCACCGGAGAACTGACCTTCAGTCGACGATCACGACATGAAGATTTCGTGGTCCGTGAACACCTTCGACGCGCTCGAGTTCGATGTCGGAGGTTGCCGACGGCCCACTGATCATGGTGGTGGGCCGCTCGGGGGTCAGCTTTGCCATCGCCTCCGGCACACCCACTTCCACGCCCCCGCGATGTACGACGCAGATGTGGGTGTCGGGAACCAGAGTCAACGCACGACGTCCCTGATCCGGGCCGGCATCGAGAAAGATGGTGCCGGTCTCGGCGCACGACACCCTGGACCCGGTAACCACCGCGTCCAGCCGTTCGAGCTCGGGCGCAGGCACTTCGGAGCTGTCGACCACCAGTTCGCCGCCGAAACCGGCAAGCCAGGAACGGTCAAGGCCGACCGGTATGCCCACGGTTTTCACATCGTTCGCGACACAGATATCGTTGATCGTCTCCGCGATATCCGTTGCGCTGCACTGATAGACATGTGCCTTGTAGTCCACCAGACGATCGACAAGAAGCTCGATGCGCTCGGAATCGGGCAAAGATCTGCCGGTGCGGTAATGACGCGGGATTTCGGCATCGCGAGCCGGAGCAAGTGTGATCGCGTCGCGGATGCGTCCTAACACCAAGTCACGTGAACTCATTTGCCTGCCTTCCCTTCGCGACGAGCCTCGTCCAATGCCGCTCGGCCTTCGTCGGAATCCCACCAGGATCGGAAGGTCTGCTTGGGTGGTGCCGGGATGTCTCTGGCCGCGGTCCAACCGTTCAGAGGTGGTGGAAGCGTCGAAATCTTGCCCTTCTTGCCGGCCACGATGCGGCCCAGTCCAGCAGCCTTCTGCGCGGCAGTCCAGCGCGTCGACGTGGACATCGCGAACGACGCCGCCTTCATCGCTACCGATTCAGCCGTCACACCAGCTTGTTCCACCTTCTGATGCCTCAATTCGACAAGCAGCGAAGGAATGTCAATTTTCACCGGGCACGCGTCGAAGCACGCGCCACACAGACTCGAGGCAAAGGGAAGCGTCGAGTTGGGGTCGTCCTTGCCGTGCATCCCGGCCAGTTGCGGTGTCAGCACCGCACCGATCGGTCCCGGATACGTTGATCCGTAGGCGTGTCCACCGGTGCGCTCGTAGACAGGACACACGTTGAGGCAAGCCGAGCACCGAATGCAGTTGAGTGCCTCGCGGCCGATCTTGTCGGCCAACGCCGCGGTACGGCCGTTGTCGAGCAGAACCAGGTGAAACTCCTGGGGGCCGTCACCGGGCGTGACGCCGGTCCACATCGAGGTATAGGGGTTCATCCGCTCACCCGTCGAGGATCGCGGGAGGAGCTGGAGGAAAACCTCGAGATCCTGATACGTCGGCAGGATCTTCTCGATGCCCATCACGGTGATCAGAGTTTTCGGCAGTGTCAGGCACATGCGTCCATTGCCCTCGGACTCCACAACGGTAAGCGTGCCGGTATCCGCGATCCCGAAGTTTGCACCCGAAATAGCCACCGGGGTGGTCATGAACTTGTGGCGCAGGAACTTTCGTGCAGCGCCGGCAAGATCGGCCGGATTGTCCCCGAGATTCGGGTCCACATCGGGCATCTCACGCAGGAAGATCTCCCGAATCTCGGATCGATTGCGATGGATCGCGGGAACCAGAATGTGCGACGGTTTGTCGTGGCCGAGTTGGACGATCAATTCCGCAAGATCGGTCTCGTACGCCAGAATGCCCTGGGTTTCGAGGTGCTCGTTGAGACCGATCTCCTGCGTTGCCATCGACTTGACCTTGATGACCTCGTCGGAACCGGTGGCTTTGACAAGCTCGGTCACAATCGCGTTGGCCTCGTTGGCGTCTGCTGCCCAGTGAACGTGTCCGCCGCGAGCGATGACCGCGGCTTCGAATTTTTCGAGCAATTCAGGCAATCGTGCCATGACGTCGGTTTTGATCGCAGATCCGGCGTCGCGTAGCTCTTCCCAGTCCGGGAGCTCACCGGTGACATGGAGACGCTTGGCGCGAATGGTGTGTGTGGCTTTGCCGATATTTCGACGCAGTTGCGCGTTTGCCAGCTCGTGATGCGCTGCGACGGGAAACTTTTCGGTTCCGCGCAGAAATCCCGCACCTTCGGGTGACCGCGGGGGGAAGCTGGGCAGGCCCAGCGTCACGGCGCTCACGCGTGCACCCGGCTTTCCACCGATGCCAGGATCTCCGCGAGGTGAATGGTCTTGGCGCCCATCTGCAGTCGCGACATTCCGCCACCGATATGCATCAGGCAGGACGAGTCACCGGCGCTGCAGAACTCGGCGCCGGTATCGGCTACATGGCGAATCTTGTCGGCCAGCATGGCCGTCGACGTCTCCGCGTTCTTGATGGCAAAGGTGCCGCCGAACCCGCAGCAGGAATCTGCTTCGGGGAGTTCCACCAGATCGATGTCGCGAACGTTGCGCAGCAACTGCAGCGGCTTGTCGCCTACTCGCAGCATGCGCAGGGAGTGACAGGTCGGGTGATAAGTGACCCGGTGCGGGAAGTACGCGCCCACATCGGTGACATCGAGGACGTCGACCAGAAATTCGGAGAGTTCGTACGTCTTGGCCTTCACCGTCTGCACCTGCCCACACAGCGACGCGGTGCCGTAGCGCTCGGCAACAACCTCGTGCTGATGCCGGACCGATCCCACACACGATCCCGACGGCGCAACCACAGCGTCGATCGACGTGTCACCGAACGTATCGGCGTAGTTCGCGACCAACGGCAACGCCCCCGGCTGGTAGCCGGTGTTGACGTGCATCTGCCCGCAGCATGTCTGTCCGGGCGGAAACACGACGTCGTGCCCAAGACGGGTGAGCAGGAGGGCGGTGGCCTTGGCCGCATCAGGAAACATCGTGTCTCCGATACAGGTGGCGAACAGCGCTACTCGCATGTGATCTCCGCAATCTTTCGGTGTGGTCAGACCACAGTAAAGCACGGTCAGCGCCTCAAGGAACCCGAATACCCCGAAACAACAAGAAATCCACACAACACTCGATTGTGAGCCGGGTCATGGTGTACGTTCCTGTGGTCCGACCACACAAACTGTCATTTCGACCGCCCGTCAGGAGAAACCTGTGGCTACCGAGCTACTTGCGGTGAGTTTCACACCGTCCACCACCGCGATCGGCGGGTCGTTGACCGCGTCGGCGCTCGTCGGGCTACTTCCCCTGGCGACGTTCTTCGTCCTCCTGGCCGGGTTCAAACTCAAAGCCTGGTACTCAGGACTCGGCGCGCTGGCTGTTGCGGCGATTGTTGCTGTGGTCGGCTTCGACATGCCCGCGTCACTGACGGCACTCTCGGCCCTCCAAGGCATCACCTTCGGGCTGTTTCCCGTCATGTGGATCGTGGTCACCGCAATCTGGTTCTACGAACTGACGGTCGTCAGCGGGCGATTCGAAGACCTCCGACGCGTCTTCAACACTGTCGGCCGCGGCGACATGCGCGTGCAGGCCATGCTCATCGCATTCTGTTTCGGCGGAATGCTCGAAGCGCTCGCCGGCTTCGGTGCACCCGTCGCGATCACCGGCGCCATGCTCATCGCCATCGGAATGCCGCCGATCCGCGCGGCTGTGACCGTCCTGGTCGCCAACACTGCACCGGTTGCCTTCGGCGCCATGGCAATTCCGATCACGACGGCCGGTAACCTGACCGGCATTCCCGCTACCGAGATCGCCGCCGTCGTCGGTCGTCAGACGCCGATCCTGGCACTGTTCGTACCGCTTCTGCTCCTGTTCCTGGTCGACGGAAAACGCGGAATGAAGCAGGTCTGGCCCATTGCATTAGTCACCGGCGCCGTCTTTGCCCTGGCTCAGTTCTGGTGCTCTAGCCACTTCTCGTACGAATTAACCGACGTAGTCGCCTCTCTCGCCGGCCTCGCGGCTGCGGTCACGATGCTGCGATTCTGGCATCCCGCAACTCCCGACGATCAGCGCTCCAAGGTCGAGCCCGAAAAGCTCAGTCCGTCAAGAACTTTCCTGGCACTCTTCCCCTACCTGCTGGTGATCGTAGTCTTCGGCGTCGCCAAGCTCTGGACCGCCGGATTCGACCTCCCCGCATGGCTGAGCAAAACCGATCGCAAGGTCGAATGGCCGGGACTGTACGGAAATCTGCTGACCGACACGGGAACTCCCTCGTCGAGTGCGATTTACACGTTCTCCTGGCTGTCCAACCCCGGCACGCTCCTCTTGATCTGCGGCATCATCGTCACGGCGGTGTACGGATTCTGGACTCACGGCGGACGCTTCCCGTTGACCGCCAGGCAATCGCTGACCACCTTCGGCACCACAGTCGTCAAGATGCGTCTGGCCATCGCAACGGTCGCCACCGTGCTCGGCCTGAGCTACGTCATGAACCAGTCCGGACAGACCGTCTCGATCGGCACCTGGCTGGCGGGCACCGGCGCTGCATTCGCTTTCTTCTCCCCCATGCTCGGCTGGCTCGGTACAGCCGTGACCGGTTCAGACACCTCCGCAAACGCCCTGTTCGCCAAGCTGCAGCAGGTGGCGGGACAGACTGCGGGCATCGATCCGACGCTCTTGGTTGCGGCCAATACATCGGGTGGCGTCGTAGGAAAGCTGGTCAGCCCCCAAAACCTGACGATCGCCGCGACGGCAGTCGGCCAGCTGGGCAGCGAGCCAATCCTGCTGCGCAAGGTCATCGGATACAGCCTCGTCATGCTGCTGGTCCTGTGCACGCTCGTGTATCTGCAGTCCACCCCGGTCCTGTCGTGGATGCTCCCGTAGTCGCCACCTAGGCTCTTGGCTCATGCCCTCCGATTCAAGTCCACGCGCGTGGGAACAAGTACTGACGCACCTGGAGAAGCGGCTGACCTCGGGAGAAGTTGTCCCAGGTCAGCGGCTTCCGGGTGAGCGCATCCTGGCGGCCGAACTCGGCGTCGGCCGATCGTCGGTACGTGAGGCCCTACGCGTCATGGAAGCGCTCGGACTACTCAAAGCGCAGACGGGATCCGGCCCGACCTCTGGCGCGATGATCGTCGCCCGCCCCACCGGCGGCATGACCATGTTGATGCGGATGCAAGTTGCCGCACAAGGGTTTCCAGTGGCAGATGTAGTGAAAACGCGATTGGTCCTCGAAACCGAGGTCATGCAGGAACTTGCGCGGACGCAACCCACTCCGGATCTTGGTGCCGCCGTCGAGTTACTCGATTCCATGGACAACCTTGATCTCAGCGCACACGAGTTCCTGATCCTCGACGCACAATTTCACGTTGCATTGGCCGATGCTGCCGGCAACCAGGTTGTCG
The nucleotide sequence above comes from Rhodococcus sp. KBS0724. Encoded proteins:
- a CDS encoding nuclear transport factor 2 family protein, which produces MSSSATAITNLLYTYAENIDAGRLEDAATLFRHATIRTRGGTVLDEAGLLNLWRTNVKIYDDGTPRTKHVITNPIIEIDDDAGRATCRSYYTVLQATSALPLQVIAAGRYHDEFERAGETWRFASRDYSLLDLVGDFSSHLLMDPSPAPEN
- a CDS encoding LUD domain-containing protein, with the protein product MSSRDLVLGRIRDAITLAPARDAEIPRHYRTGRSLPDSERIELLVDRLVDYKAHVYQCSATDIAETINDICVANDVKTVGIPVGLDRSWLAGFGGELVVDSSEVPAPELERLDAVVTGSRVSCAETGTIFLDAGPDQGRRALTLVPDTHICVVHRGGVEVGVPEAMAKLTPERPTTMISGPSATSDIELERVEGVHGPRNLHVVIVD
- a CDS encoding LutB/LldF family L-lactate oxidation iron-sulfur protein, whose translation is MSAVTLGLPSFPPRSPEGAGFLRGTEKFPVAAHHELANAQLRRNIGKATHTIRAKRLHVTGELPDWEELRDAGSAIKTDVMARLPELLEKFEAAVIARGGHVHWAADANEANAIVTELVKATGSDEVIKVKSMATQEIGLNEHLETQGILAYETDLAELIVQLGHDKPSHILVPAIHRNRSEIREIFLREMPDVDPNLGDNPADLAGAARKFLRHKFMTTPVAISGANFGIADTGTLTVVESEGNGRMCLTLPKTLITVMGIEKILPTYQDLEVFLQLLPRSSTGERMNPYTSMWTGVTPGDGPQEFHLVLLDNGRTAALADKIGREALNCIRCSACLNVCPVYERTGGHAYGSTYPGPIGAVLTPQLAGMHGKDDPNSTLPFASSLCGACFDACPVKIDIPSLLVELRHQKVEQAGVTAESVAMKAASFAMSTSTRWTAAQKAAGLGRIVAGKKGKISTLPPPLNGWTAARDIPAPPKQTFRSWWDSDEGRAALDEARREGKAGK
- a CDS encoding (Fe-S)-binding protein is translated as MRVALFATCIGDTMFPDAAKATALLLTRLGHDVVFPPGQTCCGQMHVNTGYQPGALPLVANYADTFGDTSIDAVVAPSGSCVGSVRHQHEVVAERYGTASLCGQVQTVKAKTYELSEFLVDVLDVTDVGAYFPHRVTYHPTCHSLRMLRVGDKPLQLLRNVRDIDLVELPEADSCCGFGGTFAIKNAETSTAMLADKIRHVADTGAEFCSAGDSSCLMHIGGGMSRLQMGAKTIHLAEILASVESRVHA
- a CDS encoding L-lactate permease, whose translation is MATELLAVSFTPSTTAIGGSLTASALVGLLPLATFFVLLAGFKLKAWYSGLGALAVAAIVAVVGFDMPASLTALSALQGITFGLFPVMWIVVTAIWFYELTVVSGRFEDLRRVFNTVGRGDMRVQAMLIAFCFGGMLEALAGFGAPVAITGAMLIAIGMPPIRAAVTVLVANTAPVAFGAMAIPITTAGNLTGIPATEIAAVVGRQTPILALFVPLLLLFLVDGKRGMKQVWPIALVTGAVFALAQFWCSSHFSYELTDVVASLAGLAAAVTMLRFWHPATPDDQRSKVEPEKLSPSRTFLALFPYLLVIVVFGVAKLWTAGFDLPAWLSKTDRKVEWPGLYGNLLTDTGTPSSSAIYTFSWLSNPGTLLLICGIIVTAVYGFWTHGGRFPLTARQSLTTFGTTVVKMRLAIATVATVLGLSYVMNQSGQTVSIGTWLAGTGAAFAFFSPMLGWLGTAVTGSDTSANALFAKLQQVAGQTAGIDPTLLVAANTSGGVVGKLVSPQNLTIAATAVGQLGSEPILLRKVIGYSLVMLLVLCTLVYLQSTPVLSWMLP
- a CDS encoding FadR/GntR family transcriptional regulator, with the protein product MPSDSSPRAWEQVLTHLEKRLTSGEVVPGQRLPGERILAAELGVGRSSVREALRVMEALGLLKAQTGSGPTSGAMIVARPTGGMTMLMRMQVAAQGFPVADVVKTRLVLETEVMQELARTQPTPDLGAAVELLDSMDNLDLSAHEFLILDAQFHVALADAAGNQVVAAMMTGLRESIEAYVLSGVNLESWPTTCCRLRHEHRGIVDAVWAGDPELARERITGHIRGYYAESAHSGA